From Rhodothermales bacterium, one genomic window encodes:
- the rplN gene encoding 50S ribosomal protein L14, with protein sequence MIQQESRLAVADNSGAKEVLCIRVLGGSGRRYARIGDKIVVSVKSAVPGGGVKKGQVSRAVVVRTKKEFRRKDGSYIRFDENAAVLLNDADEPRGTRIFGPVARELRERQFMRIVSLAPEVL encoded by the coding sequence ATGATTCAGCAAGAGTCCAGACTCGCGGTCGCGGATAACTCCGGCGCCAAAGAAGTGCTCTGCATCCGCGTCCTCGGTGGCAGTGGCCGTCGCTACGCCCGCATCGGCGACAAGATCGTCGTCTCGGTCAAGAGCGCGGTCCCCGGTGGCGGCGTCAAGAAGGGGCAGGTCTCCCGCGCCGTCGTCGTCCGCACGAAGAAGGAGTTCCGCCGCAAGGACGGCTCCTACATCCGCTTCGACGAGAACGCCGCCGTCCTCCTCAACGACGCCGACGAGCCCCGCGGCACGCGCATCTTCGGCCCCGTGGCCCGCGAGCTGCGTGAGCGCCAGTTCATGCGCATCGTCTCCCTCGCCCCCGAGGTGCTCTAA